A region from the Algoriphagus machipongonensis genome encodes:
- a CDS encoding GIY-YIG nuclease family protein has protein sequence MKTFFVYALKSLSRNYIYVGLTNNPERRLEEHNKGYNRTTKPYAPFVRIYLEELKTRTEARAREKYLKSGIGKEYLKSLL, from the coding sequence ATGAAAACTTTTTTTGTCTATGCGCTAAAAAGCCTTTCCAGGAATTACATATATGTAGGTCTAACCAACAACCCTGAAAGAAGATTAGAGGAGCACAACAAAGGATATAACAGGACCACAAAGCCTTATGCACCTTTTGTCAGAATCTACCTTGAAGAGTTAAAAACCAGAACGGAAGCTAGGGCAAGAGAGAAATATCTTAAAAGTGGAATAGGTAAAGAATACCTTAAATCTCTTCTCTAA
- a CDS encoding ABC transporter ATP-binding protein: MSILSVSDLSKVYQSGSRKLTVLDDVTFNIDHGEIISIVGPSGSGKTTLLGLCAGLDSASTGSVSLNGQNLQSLNEDQRAAVRNQHVGFIFQNFQLLPTLTALENVMVPLELKKRKDARSKAKELLEKVGLGDRSTHYPTQLSGGEQQRVSIARAFANEPKILFADEPTGNLDTETGEMIERLIFDLNKEQGTTLVLVTHDLELAAKTQRTIHIKGGKIQEEADA; this comes from the coding sequence ATGAGCATTTTATCAGTTTCTGACCTGAGTAAGGTTTACCAAAGTGGCAGTAGAAAGCTTACTGTCTTAGATGATGTAACATTTAATATTGACCACGGAGAAATTATTTCTATCGTGGGGCCCTCAGGAAGTGGTAAGACCACACTTTTGGGACTTTGTGCTGGTCTGGATTCTGCCTCAACGGGTAGCGTCAGCTTGAATGGACAAAATCTTCAGTCTCTCAATGAAGATCAAAGAGCTGCTGTAAGAAATCAACATGTAGGGTTTATTTTTCAAAACTTTCAACTGTTGCCCACTTTGACCGCTTTGGAAAATGTGATGGTGCCTCTTGAATTGAAAAAAAGGAAAGACGCCCGATCCAAGGCTAAGGAGTTATTGGAAAAAGTAGGTTTGGGTGATCGATCTACCCATTATCCTACCCAGCTTTCCGGAGGAGAACAACAAAGAGTCTCAATTGCCAGAGCCTTTGCCAATGAGCCTAAAATTTTATTTGCAGATGAGCCAACAGGGAATTTAGACACTGAAACTGGTGAAATGATCGAAAGGTTGATTTTTGACCTGAATAAAGAACAGGGTACTACGCTAGTTTTGGTTACCCATGATTTAGAATTGGCAGCAAAGACCCAAAGAACCATTCATATTAAAGGAGGAAAAATACAGGAGGAAGCTGATGCCTGA
- a CDS encoding DUF3575 domain-containing protein — MKKSIFTLALFFTFLGSNMAQEVISSSSGNNYTNDFTNEVHVNFLNLIMLGSFEVGYERYLDHDHSLEFKGFINDRFNINNEKKGKKYKTNSVQVSMNFYFGGSEKGRIFLFPLAKLRFGDFEEPGDNGEIVTTDMNSFILGAGAGYKWELSKNFAFGPYASIGRNFSDEVTERFASIEYNLGFNLGYRF, encoded by the coding sequence ATGAAAAAATCAATTTTTACACTTGCATTGTTTTTTACTTTCTTAGGCTCAAATATGGCACAGGAAGTAATATCTAGTAGCTCTGGTAATAACTATACAAATGATTTTACGAATGAGGTTCATGTGAATTTCCTGAACCTGATTATGTTGGGCTCATTTGAAGTTGGGTATGAGCGTTATTTGGATCATGATCATTCCTTGGAATTTAAGGGTTTTATCAATGATCGGTTCAATATTAATAATGAGAAAAAAGGGAAGAAATATAAGACCAATTCAGTCCAGGTGTCTATGAATTTCTACTTTGGAGGAAGTGAAAAAGGAAGAATTTTCTTGTTTCCTTTAGCCAAATTAAGGTTTGGAGATTTTGAAGAACCAGGTGATAATGGGGAGATAGTAACGACGGATATGAATTCCTTTATTTTGGGAGCAGGCGCTGGTTACAAATGGGAATTATCCAAAAATTTTGCTTTTGGGCCTTATGCCAGCATTGGTAGAAATTTCAGTGATGAAGTTACAGAGCGATTTGCATCTATAGAATATAACTTGGGTTTTAACCTAGGGTATAGATTCTAA
- a CDS encoding PhoH family protein, translated as MVEKVITLENVPLAEFLGTANENIKQIARAFPQSKIISRGNEIRIKGGAPEILRINDVLNLLLEHLERFGHLTPENVKDYLDVEGVPFEEASKDQVIVFGNKGLVIKPKSPNQRKLVESAMKNDLVFALGPAGTGKTYIAVALAVRALKNREVKRIIITRPAVEAGENLGFLPGDLQEKLDPYLRPIYDALSDMVPSEKLKFYQETRVIEIAPLAYMRGRTLHDAFVLLDEAQNTTSEQIKMFLTRMGPNSKVIITGDQTQVDLPVRQKSGLSESLKILNNVKGIGIVNLSGKDVIRHKLVKSIIEAYEKDQSEKDRLKNEGGSKKDYGRA; from the coding sequence TTGGTAGAAAAAGTAATCACTTTAGAAAATGTGCCGTTGGCTGAGTTTTTAGGTACTGCCAACGAAAATATCAAACAGATCGCTAGGGCATTCCCCCAAAGTAAAATTATTTCTAGGGGAAATGAAATTAGAATCAAGGGAGGAGCTCCTGAGATTTTAAGGATCAATGATGTGCTAAACCTGCTTTTAGAGCATTTAGAGAGGTTTGGGCATCTTACGCCGGAGAACGTCAAGGATTACCTTGATGTGGAAGGAGTGCCTTTTGAGGAAGCGTCCAAAGATCAAGTGATCGTGTTTGGTAATAAAGGCCTAGTCATCAAACCTAAGTCTCCAAATCAAAGGAAACTGGTAGAGTCTGCCATGAAAAATGATTTGGTTTTTGCTTTGGGACCTGCAGGTACCGGTAAAACTTATATTGCCGTTGCCTTAGCGGTAAGAGCTTTGAAAAACAGAGAAGTCAAGCGGATCATTATAACCCGACCAGCGGTAGAAGCCGGAGAAAATCTAGGGTTTTTGCCCGGAGATCTTCAGGAAAAGTTAGATCCTTATTTAAGGCCTATTTATGATGCCTTATCTGATATGGTTCCATCCGAAAAGTTGAAATTTTATCAGGAGACGCGAGTCATAGAAATCGCCCCTCTTGCTTATATGAGAGGTAGAACCTTACATGATGCGTTTGTATTGCTAGATGAGGCTCAAAATACCACGAGTGAACAAATCAAAATGTTCCTCACGAGAATGGGACCTAATTCAAAAGTGATCATTACAGGGGACCAGACTCAGGTAGATTTGCCGGTTAGACAAAAGTCGGGACTTTCCGAGTCACTTAAGATCTTAAACAATGTCAAAGGCATCGGGATTGTCAATTTGAGTGGAAAAGATGTTATCAGGCATAAACTGGTGAAATCTATCATTGAAGCTTATGAAAAAGATCAATCAGAAAAAGACCGTCTAAAGAATGAAGGTGGAAGTAAGAAAGATTACGGAAGAGCTTGA
- a CDS encoding enoyl-CoA hydratase/isomerase family protein yields the protein MNDAVITRIEDRKGFIKLNRPEKRNAMSPELISSLHQSFVEMNQNEEVKVIILEAEGKAFCAGADLSYMQKLQEFSYVENLEDSKHLKDLFTLIYTLPKVVIAQIQGHALAGGCGLVTVCDFAFAVPNALFGYTEVRIGFVPALVSVFLAEQIGMAKTQELLLSGELISAAKAAELGLITEVCHDEFLEKGVLDFADKLIHQNSGASMATTKNLLRSIHQVNRQQSLEHACEVNAKARSHEDCVKGISSFLNKTNPNW from the coding sequence ATGAATGATGCAGTGATCACCCGAATAGAGGATAGGAAAGGATTTATCAAATTGAACAGACCTGAGAAAAGGAATGCAATGAGTCCTGAATTGATCTCAAGTCTGCATCAGAGTTTTGTGGAAATGAATCAAAATGAGGAGGTGAAAGTAATTATTCTGGAGGCAGAAGGAAAGGCTTTTTGTGCAGGGGCGGATTTGTCGTACATGCAGAAACTTCAGGAGTTTTCCTATGTAGAGAATTTAGAGGATAGCAAGCATTTGAAAGACCTTTTTACTTTGATTTACACACTCCCTAAAGTAGTGATTGCTCAAATTCAAGGGCATGCATTGGCAGGTGGTTGCGGTTTAGTGACTGTATGTGATTTTGCTTTTGCTGTTCCGAATGCACTTTTCGGGTACACCGAAGTTAGGATTGGTTTTGTGCCGGCTTTAGTATCGGTTTTTTTAGCAGAACAGATTGGGATGGCCAAAACACAGGAGTTGCTGCTTTCAGGTGAATTGATTTCGGCAGCAAAAGCTGCAGAATTAGGTTTGATCACGGAGGTCTGTCATGATGAATTTTTGGAAAAAGGAGTTTTGGATTTTGCAGATAAGCTTATCCATCAGAATTCTGGCGCTTCCATGGCCACCACTAAAAACCTGCTAAGATCTATTCACCAGGTTAATAGACAGCAAAGCCTGGAACATGCCTGCGAAGTAAATGCGAAAGCAAGGTCCCATGAAGATTGTGTCAAGGGAATTTCATCATTTTTGAATAAGACTAACCCCAACTGGTAA
- a CDS encoding putative quinol monooxygenase → MIIRIVRMAFQPEKVEDFLQNFELHKKSIRNFPGCQHLELWQDPNQKNIFLTHSQWESEAHLNQYRDSELFKSVWKFTKALFQDKPMAFSSIFLQEVEK, encoded by the coding sequence ATGATTATCCGGATTGTACGTATGGCATTCCAACCGGAAAAAGTAGAAGATTTCCTTCAAAACTTTGAATTACATAAGAAATCCATCCGAAATTTTCCCGGCTGCCAACATTTAGAGCTTTGGCAAGACCCAAATCAAAAAAATATTTTTCTTACCCATAGTCAATGGGAAAGTGAGGCACACCTGAACCAATACCGTGATTCTGAGCTTTTTAAATCCGTATGGAAGTTTACAAAAGCTCTTTTCCAGGATAAACCAATGGCATTTAGTTCAATTTTTTTGCAGGAAGTAGAAAAATGA
- a CDS encoding ABC transporter permease, whose amino-acid sequence MPDFGWIIKMALRDFRKNISRLLLFVSSIVVGIAALVAISSFGENLTSDIDNQAKELLGADLVLENNQPLGDQPLDTMAIQSATEVNFASMVAYPKSGASRLTQVRALEGEFPFYGILETIPVSGESDFRNGGKKALVEKALMAQFNAQVGDEIKVGEVLFTVVGELQKVPGQTGITATVAPAVYIPKAYLEETGLVQYGSRVNYNRYYQFEPGTNVEELIEPFQDQWDIDRVDADTVEDRKRSTGRSFGNMADFLSLVAFIALLLGCVGVASAVNVFVKEKLASVAVLRCLGVSSRDVLLIYLTEIKIMGLVGALLGAFLGTLLQYILPVVFADFLPVEVSFGISWISVGFGVITGLFVAVLFAMLPLLKVRNVSPMATLRPETGDSTLLKDPLRWLVIIGILGFIFGFSFFLLDRWTMALGFTAFVVFAFGTLWGIGQLIMWAVRKFLPISFEYTLRQSLANLYRPNNQTVSLIATIGLGTAMISTLFFLQNQLLEEAKFADKEDQPNMLLFDIQSSQLTEVKDKILSRDLPIMQEVPIVTMNLDEINGIDKIENEELPEEEDYSRWIYNREFRVTYRDTLISSETLTDGELIPVGVRGDSVFVSFEKGFGEGNGIKLGDEIVFNVQGRPIKTYVGSFRDVKFTQVSTNFLVLFPTGVLEAAPKFHVLITKTRNDREAADVQADVVRAYPNVSIINLGTIVETLEEILGKISFVIQFMAFFSIATGVLVLISSLIISKYQRMRESILLRTLGASSAVVSKINTLEYFFLGSLASLSGIILSFLATWLLSEFLFEIPFRGAWGAALILYLSITVLTIVLGWLNGRKIINKAPMEILRGN is encoded by the coding sequence ATGCCTGATTTCGGATGGATTATAAAGATGGCTTTGCGGGATTTCCGTAAAAACATCTCGCGCCTTTTACTTTTTGTTTCTTCTATTGTAGTGGGTATTGCCGCATTGGTGGCGATCAGCAGCTTTGGAGAAAACTTAACCTCAGATATTGATAATCAGGCCAAAGAATTATTAGGGGCTGATTTGGTGCTTGAAAATAATCAACCACTCGGCGATCAGCCATTGGATACCATGGCGATTCAAAGTGCCACGGAAGTGAATTTTGCCTCTATGGTGGCCTATCCAAAATCTGGGGCAAGTAGGTTGACTCAAGTAAGAGCATTGGAAGGAGAGTTTCCTTTTTATGGGATATTGGAAACAATTCCTGTATCAGGTGAATCTGACTTTCGAAATGGTGGAAAAAAAGCCTTGGTAGAAAAAGCCTTAATGGCTCAATTTAATGCTCAGGTTGGAGATGAAATAAAAGTAGGAGAGGTCCTGTTTACTGTGGTTGGAGAACTGCAAAAAGTGCCAGGTCAAACGGGAATTACTGCAACTGTCGCTCCCGCTGTTTACATTCCCAAAGCCTATTTAGAAGAAACAGGTTTAGTTCAATACGGTAGTAGAGTTAATTACAATCGCTATTATCAATTTGAACCAGGTACGAATGTGGAAGAATTGATTGAGCCTTTCCAAGATCAATGGGATATTGATCGGGTGGATGCAGATACTGTAGAGGATAGAAAACGATCTACCGGAAGGTCTTTTGGGAATATGGCAGACTTTCTAAGCTTGGTTGCATTCATCGCACTTTTATTGGGTTGCGTGGGTGTAGCTAGCGCAGTTAATGTCTTTGTCAAGGAAAAATTAGCTTCTGTAGCCGTGTTGAGGTGTTTAGGGGTTTCTTCCCGAGATGTATTGCTCATCTACCTGACAGAAATAAAAATCATGGGCTTGGTGGGAGCTCTATTAGGAGCTTTTCTAGGAACACTTCTTCAATATATTTTGCCAGTTGTATTTGCCGACTTTTTACCTGTAGAGGTGAGTTTTGGTATTTCTTGGATCTCCGTCGGCTTTGGGGTGATAACCGGGCTATTCGTTGCCGTGTTATTTGCCATGTTGCCACTATTGAAAGTTCGGAATGTTTCACCCATGGCCACTTTAAGGCCAGAAACAGGTGATTCAACCCTGCTAAAAGATCCACTTCGTTGGCTAGTAATAATAGGTATTCTAGGTTTTATTTTTGGTTTCAGTTTCTTCCTTTTGGATCGCTGGACCATGGCCTTAGGTTTTACAGCTTTCGTGGTTTTTGCCTTCGGAACACTCTGGGGCATTGGGCAGCTGATTATGTGGGCTGTCAGGAAATTTTTACCAATTTCATTTGAGTATACCTTGAGGCAGTCTTTGGCCAACCTTTATCGACCAAATAATCAAACAGTATCTCTAATTGCTACAATTGGACTGGGCACAGCGATGATTAGTACTCTGTTTTTCTTGCAAAATCAATTGTTAGAGGAAGCCAAATTTGCTGATAAAGAAGATCAGCCAAATATGTTATTATTCGATATTCAGAGTTCGCAGTTGACAGAGGTGAAAGATAAAATCCTTTCAAGGGATTTGCCGATCATGCAGGAAGTGCCGATTGTCACCATGAACCTTGATGAAATTAATGGAATAGATAAAATAGAAAATGAAGAGCTTCCAGAGGAGGAAGATTATTCTAGATGGATATACAACCGTGAGTTTAGAGTGACTTATCGGGATACTTTGATCTCCTCAGAGACTTTGACAGATGGGGAATTGATCCCAGTGGGAGTTAGGGGAGATAGTGTTTTTGTTTCCTTTGAGAAAGGTTTTGGAGAAGGTAATGGAATTAAGCTCGGTGATGAGATTGTGTTTAATGTGCAAGGAAGGCCCATTAAAACTTATGTAGGAAGTTTTAGGGATGTGAAGTTTACCCAAGTGTCTACCAATTTTCTTGTTCTGTTTCCAACTGGAGTTCTGGAAGCTGCTCCAAAATTCCATGTGTTGATTACCAAAACAAGAAATGACCGGGAAGCAGCAGATGTACAGGCGGATGTTGTGAGGGCTTATCCGAATGTTTCCATTATCAATTTAGGAACCATTGTAGAAACCTTGGAGGAGATCCTAGGGAAAATCAGTTTTGTGATCCAGTTTATGGCATTCTTTAGTATTGCTACAGGAGTTTTGGTATTGATCAGTTCACTGATTATCAGTAAATATCAAAGAATGCGTGAAAGTATCTTGCTCCGGACTTTGGGTGCAAGTTCCGCTGTCGTCAGTAAAATAAATACCTTGGAATACTTCTTCTTGGGTAGCCTCGCCTCACTTTCAGGTATTATTTTGTCCTTTCTAGCCACTTGGTTGCTAAGTGAATTCCTGTTTGAAATTCCATTCCGTGGAGCCTGGGGAGCGGCCTTGATCCTTTATCTCTCAATTACTGTTTTAACGATTGTTTTGGGATGGCTAAATGGACGAAAAATCATCAATAAAGCCCCAATGGAAATTTTGAGAGGGAATTAA
- a CDS encoding ComEC/Rec2 family competence protein yields MRFSDFPFLRYLPFLIAGIFIEKQVLLSPVYLWISVGFLWSAYLGILLFINKKTWVMKTSFLAYMILVLFGAAIESNRIQTQNKSDWEGAQGYIAEVLQYDMEKPNSSENRVLVKAILRNGLWENTDEQLLIYHQNIDQLEPGQVIWVNSAPDTIPSPTFPEEFNYSEYLARKGIFRRQFIGQDFLLIGENPNSSYLYALDHFRQRLSLMLEEQIPDEEARQVANALLLGQKQNLDKDVRQAYSASGVMHILAVSGLHVGIIYLMLMFLVKPLKLKGRNQKMYFLFVVLLIWVYAALTGMSPSVMRASTMFSLIALGQLRDRKPSIFNVLAFSATLMITFNPSVIFEVGFQLSYLAVLGIVMLQPLILKCWNPPNKWLEYFWQIVAVSIAAQLATFPLTLFYFHAFPTYFLLGNLIIIPLAFLIMHLGIPLLAFGWVPVLGELLGVLVSKTILFQNFIVLRIQSLPYPQIDQISIEWYSMFLVWVLLLIWYCWPDMKKRKLAWIGLFSLFLWAGLRVYDQTQIPKKEMILARTESGVLIEISSFGDLMSWNKGVRPGDISFKIDPYRLKNGWNQIPKSLQAISVNDSLLSFPVHGFHLDTKGQKVRMLKGNPSKIEIWSSGKWSSLDITDEIPFQNTAVRILF; encoded by the coding sequence ATGAGGTTTTCGGATTTTCCATTTTTACGATACCTACCTTTTTTAATAGCAGGAATCTTTATTGAAAAGCAAGTATTGCTTTCCCCAGTATACCTTTGGATTAGTGTCGGCTTTTTATGGTCGGCTTACTTGGGAATTCTTCTATTTATAAATAAGAAAACCTGGGTAATGAAAACCAGTTTCTTAGCCTATATGATTTTAGTGCTTTTCGGAGCAGCAATCGAGTCAAACCGTATTCAAACTCAGAATAAATCAGATTGGGAGGGAGCCCAAGGGTATATAGCTGAGGTATTGCAGTACGATATGGAAAAGCCAAATTCCTCTGAAAATCGAGTTTTGGTCAAGGCTATACTTCGAAATGGACTTTGGGAAAATACAGATGAGCAACTCTTAATCTACCATCAGAATATTGATCAGTTGGAACCGGGTCAGGTGATTTGGGTAAATAGTGCTCCTGATACCATTCCATCCCCGACCTTTCCTGAGGAGTTTAACTATTCAGAATATTTAGCTAGAAAAGGCATTTTTAGAAGACAGTTTATTGGTCAGGATTTTCTGCTGATTGGAGAGAATCCGAACTCATCCTACTTATATGCCTTAGACCATTTTCGTCAAAGATTGAGTTTGATGTTGGAGGAGCAGATTCCGGATGAGGAAGCAAGGCAAGTCGCAAATGCTCTATTACTTGGACAAAAGCAAAATTTAGACAAGGATGTCCGTCAGGCCTATTCTGCATCGGGAGTCATGCATATTTTGGCTGTCTCAGGCTTGCATGTTGGTATCATCTACCTCATGCTCATGTTTTTGGTAAAGCCGCTGAAGTTAAAAGGGAGGAATCAAAAAATGTATTTCTTATTCGTGGTCCTATTGATTTGGGTTTATGCGGCCTTGACTGGAATGTCTCCCTCTGTCATGCGAGCATCGACCATGTTTTCGCTGATAGCGCTAGGGCAATTGAGAGATCGAAAACCCTCTATCTTCAATGTCTTAGCATTCTCTGCAACCCTAATGATCACCTTTAATCCTTCCGTGATATTTGAAGTTGGGTTTCAGTTGTCCTACCTGGCAGTATTAGGAATTGTCATGCTGCAGCCTCTGATTTTGAAATGCTGGAATCCTCCCAATAAGTGGTTGGAATATTTTTGGCAAATAGTGGCTGTGAGTATCGCTGCTCAATTAGCTACTTTCCCATTGACTCTGTTTTATTTCCATGCTTTTCCAACGTATTTCCTTTTAGGGAATTTGATCATAATTCCCTTGGCATTCCTCATCATGCATTTGGGAATTCCTCTCTTGGCTTTTGGATGGGTACCAGTGCTTGGAGAGCTGCTCGGAGTTTTGGTCAGTAAAACCATTCTATTCCAAAATTTCATCGTCCTTAGAATTCAAAGTCTGCCATACCCTCAGATTGACCAGATTAGCATTGAATGGTATAGCATGTTTTTAGTCTGGGTGCTTTTACTGATTTGGTATTGCTGGCCAGATATGAAAAAAAGAAAACTCGCTTGGATAGGTCTTTTTTCTTTGTTTTTGTGGGCTGGTCTTCGGGTTTATGATCAAACTCAAATTCCCAAGAAAGAGATGATCCTCGCAAGAACAGAATCAGGGGTTTTAATAGAGATTTCCAGTTTTGGAGATTTGATGAGTTGGAATAAGGGGGTAAGGCCAGGTGATATCAGTTTTAAAATTGATCCTTACAGGCTAAAAAATGGCTGGAATCAAATCCCTAAATCCTTACAAGCAATTTCTGTGAATGATTCCTTATTGAGCTTCCCGGTTCATGGGTTTCATTTAGATACAAAAGGCCAAAAGGTTAGGATGCTTAAGGGGAACCCTTCCAAGATTGAAATTTGGTCTTCTGGTAAGTGGTCGAGTTTAGATATTACTGATGAAATTCCATTTCAGAATACTGCTGTAAGAATTCTTTTTTAA
- a CDS encoding GNAT family N-acetyltransferase, giving the protein MKVEVRKITEELDFKEAFSIREKVFVLEQKVKAEDEYDEFEDSSTHFLAILDEVPVGTARWRITDKGVKLERFAVLGQSRGKGVGKALVQKVLEDIDASPKATGKTKYLHAQLKAVPLYSSFGFKEIGDIFEECNILHQKMKKA; this is encoded by the coding sequence ATGAAGGTGGAAGTAAGAAAGATTACGGAAGAGCTTGATTTTAAAGAAGCTTTTTCCATCAGGGAAAAAGTATTTGTTCTAGAGCAAAAAGTAAAAGCAGAAGATGAATATGATGAATTCGAAGATTCCTCAACTCATTTTCTGGCGATTCTAGACGAAGTGCCTGTCGGTACTGCTAGGTGGAGGATTACTGATAAAGGAGTGAAGCTAGAGCGCTTTGCCGTGCTTGGACAATCTAGAGGAAAAGGTGTAGGAAAAGCATTGGTTCAAAAAGTTTTAGAAGATATAGATGCCAGCCCAAAAGCAACTGGAAAAACAAAGTACTTGCATGCACAGTTAAAAGCAGTGCCATTGTACAGTTCATTTGGTTTTAAGGAAATAGGTGATATTTTTGAGGAGTGTAATATTCTTCATCAAAAAATGAAAAAGGCCTAA
- a CDS encoding SAM hydrolase/SAM-dependent halogenase family protein, with product MALVTFLSDFGNQDYYVPAVKAKMLAINPQLNIIDISHSIESFDIAHAAFVLRSTFRDFPKGTVHLVAINTSGTFTQGYIGIKLEEHIFIGPNNGILSLLADHEPGIMVQFADIHLKDTTFPAKDILAPIAAKVASGAAIHDFGGPLTNFRKLMSRQAKATREQIIGHVIRVDRYGNLITNIKKEVFEQLNPGSFTIEFGRESLNKLDKGYEQVEPGDCFAFFNSLNLLEIGINLGNGAELLGLKLDSVVYVSFNSEA from the coding sequence ATGGCTTTGGTGACATTCCTATCTGATTTTGGAAACCAAGATTACTACGTACCCGCTGTAAAAGCCAAAATGCTGGCTATTAATCCTCAATTGAATATCATCGATATATCTCACTCAATTGAATCATTTGACATTGCCCATGCAGCCTTTGTCCTTCGATCAACTTTTCGTGATTTCCCTAAGGGAACGGTGCATTTGGTGGCTATCAATACCTCTGGCACATTTACTCAAGGTTACATTGGAATCAAACTTGAAGAACACATCTTCATCGGCCCTAACAATGGAATTCTAAGCTTATTGGCAGATCATGAGCCGGGAATTATGGTTCAGTTTGCTGACATCCATTTAAAAGACACGACTTTCCCCGCTAAGGATATATTGGCGCCAATAGCTGCTAAAGTGGCAAGTGGAGCGGCGATCCATGATTTTGGAGGCCCATTGACCAATTTCCGCAAGTTAATGTCCCGTCAAGCCAAGGCTACTCGCGAACAAATCATAGGACATGTGATCCGTGTGGACCGATATGGTAACTTGATCACAAATATCAAAAAAGAGGTTTTTGAACAATTAAACCCGGGCTCTTTTACCATTGAATTTGGAAGAGAATCCTTGAATAAGTTGGACAAAGGATATGAGCAAGTGGAGCCTGGAGATTGCTTTGCTTTTTTCAACAGTTTAAACCTATTGGAAATAGGAATCAATCTGGGGAATGGTGCGGAATTATTAGGATTGAAGTTGGATAGCGTGGTGTACGTAAGCTTTAATTCAGAAGCATGA